One window of Vibrio sinaloensis genomic DNA carries:
- a CDS encoding glycoside hydrolase family 9 protein encodes MLLLTNHIGYEALGPKQAVLMTRKARLSSTTALLVCAESHQTVATFTIEKGTKVANWHQGNFFRIDFSHFEQTGHYYLKVENLRSEAFSIDSGVLFNHTFSDLLHYFKSQRCGGRFDKQDHHIPLLGTEEFADVHGGWYDASGDVSKYLSHLSYANYLNPQQTPMVVWNMLSALELFQSQQDVAAFTQVRLMEEALFGADFLLRMQHPQGFFYMTVFDKWSKDIEQREICAYQTQQGHKTADFQAGFRQGGGVAIAALAAAARLSESGQYTQADYLNAAKTGYWHLKQHNLSYLDDGQENIIDEYCALLAAVELYQTTQDGDYLTESRYWSERLAQRQHSDDAQTDYWAVNQDGSRPYYHAAEAGLPVIALCRYLAIEDDSHKASAIRNTVERAVNFELTISSQVANPFGYPRQYVKGVDESKRDAFFIAHNNESGYWWQGENARLGSLAAMAFYALPYVNQTQTAPQLLALSQNCLNWIVGLNPYHMCMLDGHGHNNPDYLPHLGFFNAKGGVCNGITAGFDDEQDIAFNPAPQKDDMLQNWRWGEQWIPHGAWLLLAVARQYHHFNGGDNE; translated from the coding sequence ATGCTGCTACTTACTAACCATATTGGTTATGAAGCCCTTGGGCCAAAGCAGGCTGTTTTGATGACTCGTAAAGCGCGTCTATCTTCAACCACTGCATTGCTAGTCTGTGCCGAAAGCCATCAGACAGTCGCCACTTTCACCATTGAAAAAGGCACTAAAGTTGCCAATTGGCACCAAGGGAATTTTTTTCGCATTGATTTCTCGCACTTTGAACAGACTGGTCACTACTATCTAAAAGTAGAGAATCTTCGTTCAGAAGCGTTTAGCATCGACTCAGGGGTGCTGTTCAATCACACCTTCTCTGATCTGCTGCACTACTTCAAATCTCAGCGTTGTGGTGGTCGGTTCGATAAACAAGATCATCATATTCCATTGCTAGGAACTGAGGAGTTCGCCGATGTTCATGGTGGCTGGTATGACGCATCCGGTGATGTGAGTAAGTATCTCAGTCACCTCTCTTATGCTAACTACCTTAACCCACAGCAAACCCCTATGGTGGTGTGGAACATGCTATCGGCGCTGGAGCTGTTCCAGTCTCAACAAGATGTTGCGGCGTTTACTCAGGTTCGCTTGATGGAAGAAGCCCTGTTTGGCGCCGACTTTTTACTGAGGATGCAGCATCCACAAGGCTTCTTTTACATGACGGTGTTCGACAAATGGTCAAAAGACATCGAGCAACGAGAAATCTGCGCTTATCAAACCCAACAAGGGCACAAAACCGCTGACTTCCAAGCTGGATTTCGCCAAGGAGGCGGCGTCGCTATTGCCGCGCTTGCCGCCGCCGCGCGCCTGTCAGAAAGCGGCCAATACACCCAGGCAGACTACCTCAACGCCGCAAAAACCGGATATTGGCACCTCAAACAGCACAATTTGAGTTACCTCGATGATGGCCAAGAGAACATCATTGATGAGTATTGCGCCCTGCTCGCAGCGGTGGAGTTATACCAAACCACTCAAGACGGCGACTATCTAACCGAAAGCCGTTATTGGAGTGAGCGTTTAGCCCAGCGCCAACACAGTGATGACGCGCAAACCGACTACTGGGCAGTCAATCAAGACGGCAGTCGTCCTTACTATCACGCAGCTGAAGCAGGTTTACCGGTGATCGCTCTATGTCGCTACCTAGCGATTGAAGATGATAGTCACAAAGCGTCGGCGATTCGCAATACCGTTGAACGCGCGGTGAATTTTGAGTTGACGATTAGCAGCCAAGTCGCCAATCCGTTTGGCTATCCTCGCCAGTATGTTAAAGGCGTCGATGAAAGCAAACGCGACGCGTTTTTCATCGCACACAACAATGAATCGGGGTACTGGTGGCAAGGAGAAAACGCCCGTCTCGGCTCGCTCGCTGCCATGGCGTTCTATGCTTTGCCTTATGTCAATCAAACCCAAACGGCACCTCAATTGCTTGCCCTAAGCCAAAATTGCCTCAATTGGATTGTCGGCCTTAACCCATACCATATGTGTATGCTCGACGGTCACGGTCACAACAACCCAGATTACCTGCCACACCTCGGCTTCTTCAATGCCAAAGGTGGGGTGTGCAATGGCATCACCGCCGGTTTTGACGATGAGCAAGACATTGCGTTCAATCCCGCTCCACAAAAAGACGACATGTTGCAAAACTGGCGTTGGGGAGAGCAGTGGATTCCACATGGTGCATGGTTACTGCTGGCTGTCGCGCGTCAGTACCACCACTTCAACGGAGGCGACAATGAGTAG
- a CDS encoding N-acetylglucosamine kinase: MSSYYVGIDGGGTSCRARIRNQAGELIGEGKSGSANILLGVDIAMTSILDAIAQAAAQGGLNESDFNLMHVGLALAGAEQKAAWFEFMAAKHPFASMTLNTDAYGACIGAHKGEPGAIMIAGTGSCGIYLAHGEQHVVGGREFPISDQGGGAVMGLRLVQKVLLAQDGIGDNTPLAQHVMHQFGNDVDNIVSWSKQALPRDYGQFSPAVFEYANQGDALAIEMLKQTAADIEMFVLALHQRGAERICLMGSIAERIKAWLSPPVQAWIVAPQCDAIEGALMFAGKPEHNLY, translated from the coding sequence ATGAGTAGCTATTACGTTGGCATTGACGGTGGCGGTACCTCATGCCGCGCAAGAATCCGTAATCAAGCGGGTGAGTTGATTGGCGAAGGCAAAAGCGGCAGCGCCAACATCTTACTCGGCGTTGATATAGCGATGACTTCGATTCTGGATGCGATTGCCCAAGCGGCCGCACAGGGAGGATTGAACGAATCAGACTTTAATCTTATGCACGTTGGCCTCGCTCTCGCCGGAGCTGAGCAAAAAGCCGCTTGGTTTGAGTTTATGGCCGCCAAACATCCTTTCGCCTCAATGACACTCAACACCGACGCATACGGCGCGTGCATTGGTGCACACAAAGGAGAACCCGGCGCAATCATGATTGCCGGTACTGGTTCTTGTGGCATCTACCTCGCTCATGGAGAACAACATGTGGTGGGGGGACGCGAATTTCCGATTTCTGACCAAGGTGGCGGCGCCGTCATGGGCTTACGGCTGGTGCAAAAAGTGCTGCTCGCACAAGACGGAATCGGTGACAACACGCCGTTAGCTCAGCATGTTATGCATCAGTTTGGCAATGACGTGGACAACATCGTCAGTTGGTCAAAACAAGCACTGCCACGCGATTACGGCCAGTTTTCTCCAGCAGTTTTTGAGTACGCCAACCAAGGCGATGCTCTGGCTATTGAGATGCTGAAACAAACCGCGGCAGATATCGAGATGTTTGTGCTGGCACTGCATCAGCGTGGGGCTGAACGCATCTGCTTAATGGGGAGTATCGCTGAGCGCATCAAGGCTTGGCTTTCTCCGCCCGTTCAAGCTTGGATTGTTGCCCCCCAGTGCGATGCCATTGAGGGCGCCTTAATGTTCGCCGGTAAACCTGAGCATAACCTGTATTAA
- a CDS encoding beta-N-acetylhexosaminidase, which produces MSYRVELAVLAEQKHFCRFGLTVHNLSDQALADWHLQFIIDRFILPDSLTQGEIEQIGSFCTLRPSESHLPANQHYYCEFSINTAPLRFYTDGLKDALIIADHGATKHPVTLTPIALASPFRERTQVPSVDSDTLAVIPKPNHIETSEGSFQLTASSQITLQASLAEHAATWLQQELERLYDFSVQTIGQSAIIYRNNPTLDEGQYQITINGSGAKLEAGSRAGFVHASATLIQLIETDSTSDTLKLPYVKICDKPRFKYRGMMLDCARHFHSLDMVKRLINQLAHYKFNTFHWHLTDDEGWRVEIKAFPQLTATGGYRGPQQALEPQFSHLAERYGGFYNQQEIKQVIEYAAQRGITVIPEIDIPGHCRAAIKSLPELLYDAQDASQYRSIQHYSDNVLSPALPGTYQFLDKVLEEVAELFPSPWIHIGADEVPDGVWLDSPACQQLMQQHGYQSAKELQGHLLRYAEQKLRSLGKRMVGWEEAQHGNKVSKDTVIYSWLSEEAALNCAKQGFDVILQPGQSTYLDMTQDFSPEEPGVDWAAVIPLENAYRYEPLAQIPDSDPIRKRILGIQCALWSEIVTHQSRMDYMIFPRLTALAEACWTDKPHRNWHDYLARLKGHLPLLDKQGIEYRQPWK; this is translated from the coding sequence ATGAGCTATCGCGTTGAACTTGCTGTACTTGCCGAACAAAAACATTTTTGTCGCTTTGGTCTTACCGTCCATAACCTCAGTGACCAAGCATTAGCTGACTGGCATTTACAGTTCATCATCGACCGTTTTATTTTGCCAGACAGTCTCACTCAAGGTGAGATTGAGCAAATTGGTAGTTTCTGTACTTTGCGCCCAAGTGAAAGCCACTTGCCGGCTAACCAGCACTATTATTGTGAGTTCAGCATTAATACCGCGCCGCTGCGTTTCTATACCGATGGCCTCAAAGATGCGCTAATCATTGCCGACCACGGAGCGACCAAGCATCCAGTCACATTGACTCCTATCGCTCTCGCCTCGCCGTTTCGTGAGCGCACACAAGTGCCATCCGTGGACAGTGACACATTGGCTGTGATCCCTAAGCCCAACCACATTGAAACCTCTGAAGGTTCCTTTCAGCTGACTGCGTCGAGTCAAATTACTTTGCAAGCGTCGCTTGCCGAGCATGCTGCCACTTGGCTACAGCAAGAGCTAGAGAGGCTGTATGATTTTAGTGTTCAAACGATAGGTCAAAGTGCAATTATCTATCGCAACAATCCGACCTTGGATGAAGGGCAATATCAGATCACCATCAATGGTTCAGGAGCCAAGCTTGAGGCTGGCTCGCGCGCGGGGTTTGTTCATGCCAGCGCTACTCTGATTCAGCTAATTGAAACCGACAGCACCTCTGATACGCTGAAATTACCCTATGTCAAAATCTGCGATAAGCCTCGTTTCAAATATCGCGGCATGATGCTCGATTGTGCGCGTCACTTCCATTCTCTTGACATGGTCAAGCGCCTTATTAACCAACTGGCGCACTACAAGTTTAATACCTTTCATTGGCATCTAACCGATGACGAAGGCTGGCGGGTCGAAATCAAAGCGTTTCCTCAATTAACCGCAACGGGCGGGTATCGTGGTCCACAGCAAGCCCTTGAACCACAGTTTAGTCACCTTGCCGAACGCTACGGCGGCTTCTACAACCAACAAGAAATCAAACAGGTTATTGAGTATGCCGCTCAGCGCGGTATTACCGTCATCCCTGAAATCGATATCCCTGGCCACTGCCGAGCGGCGATCAAGTCACTACCGGAACTACTGTACGATGCGCAAGATGCGTCGCAGTATCGCAGTATCCAGCACTACAGCGACAACGTGTTATCCCCCGCTCTACCCGGCACCTATCAATTCTTAGATAAAGTGCTTGAGGAGGTCGCAGAGCTGTTTCCTTCACCATGGATTCACATTGGTGCCGATGAAGTTCCTGATGGTGTGTGGCTCGATAGTCCTGCCTGTCAACAACTGATGCAGCAACACGGCTATCAAAGCGCCAAAGAGCTGCAAGGTCATCTGCTGCGCTATGCCGAGCAGAAATTGCGCTCGCTCGGTAAGCGCATGGTTGGCTGGGAAGAAGCACAACATGGCAACAAGGTCAGCAAAGACACCGTCATCTATTCGTGGCTAAGCGAAGAAGCCGCGCTCAATTGCGCCAAACAAGGCTTTGATGTGATTTTGCAACCCGGTCAATCGACTTACCTAGATATGACTCAAGATTTCAGTCCTGAAGAGCCAGGCGTAGATTGGGCAGCAGTGATTCCACTAGAAAACGCCTATCGTTATGAACCACTGGCACAGATACCCGACTCTGACCCTATTCGCAAACGGATTTTAGGCATCCAATGTGCGCTGTGGAGTGAAATTGTCACTCATCAGTCACGCATGGATTACATGATTTTCCCAAGGTTGACCGCCCTAGCGGAGGCATGCTGGACCGACAAACCCCATCGCAACTGGCATGACTACTTAGCGCGGCTAAAAGGGCACTTACCATTGCTCGATAAACAGGGCATTGAGTACCGACAACCTTGGAAATAA
- a CDS encoding GH36-type glycosyl hydrolase domain-containing protein translates to MKYGYFDNDNREYVITRPDVPAPWTNYLGTEKFCTVISHNAGGYSFYNSPEYNRVTKFRPNATFDRPGHYVYLRDDETGDYWSISWQPVAKSLDEASYEVRHGLSYSKFKCDYNGIEAEKTLFVPKGEDAEIWDVVIKNTSDKPRTISAFSFVEFSFSHIQSDNQNHQMSLYSAGTSYQDGVIEYDLYYNTNDFEGFYYIASTFDPDSYDGQRDSFLGLYRDEANPLAVEQGKCFNSAQTCYNHCGSLHKQFTIQPGEEVRFAYILGIGKGNGERLRAKYQDLAEVDNAFAGIKAHWDERCGKFQVKSPNEGLDTMINAWTLYQAETCVVWSRFASFIEVGGRTGLGYRDTAQDAISVPHANPAMTRKRIVDLLRGQVKAGYGLHLFDPDWFDPEKADVKPSKSPTVVPTPSDEDKIHGIEDTCSDDHLWLVPTICKYVMETGEHSFFNEVIPYADGGDASVYDHMKAALDFSAEYVGQTGICKGLRADWNDCLNLGGGESSMVSFLHFWALQEFIDLAKFLGKDEDVAKYTEMAANVREACETHLWDEEGGWYIRGLTKNGDKIGTAQQAEGRVHLESNTLAVLSGAVSQERGEKAMDAVDENLFSEYGLHLNSPSFATPNDDIGFVTRVYQGVKENGAIFSHPNPWAWVAEAKLGRGDRAMKFYDALNPYNQNDIIEKRIAEPYSYVQFIMGRDHQDHGRANHPWLTGTSGWAYFAVTNFILGVRTGFDGLTIDPCIPTSWPGFEVTRQWLGATYNIKVENPNSVSKGIKSITVNGEAVQGTAVPVQAEGTVNDVVVVLG, encoded by the coding sequence ATGAAATACGGCTATTTCGATAACGACAATCGTGAATACGTCATCACTCGCCCAGACGTACCTGCGCCATGGACAAACTACTTAGGCACAGAGAAGTTCTGTACGGTTATCTCGCACAACGCTGGGGGATACTCTTTCTACAATTCACCTGAATATAACCGTGTTACTAAATTCCGTCCCAATGCAACATTCGACCGACCAGGACATTATGTTTACCTGCGTGATGATGAAACCGGTGACTACTGGTCAATCTCTTGGCAGCCAGTGGCAAAAAGCCTAGACGAAGCCAGCTACGAAGTTCGCCATGGTCTGTCTTACTCTAAGTTCAAGTGTGACTACAACGGCATCGAAGCAGAGAAAACGCTGTTCGTGCCAAAAGGCGAAGACGCTGAAATCTGGGATGTGGTGATCAAGAATACTTCTGACAAGCCGCGCACCATTAGCGCATTCTCATTTGTTGAGTTCTCATTTAGCCATATTCAATCTGACAACCAAAACCACCAGATGTCACTCTACTCTGCGGGTACATCTTACCAAGATGGCGTGATTGAGTATGACCTATACTACAACACCAACGATTTCGAAGGCTTCTACTACATAGCATCAACGTTCGATCCAGACTCATACGACGGTCAGCGCGACAGCTTCCTAGGTCTATACCGCGACGAAGCCAACCCACTAGCGGTTGAACAAGGCAAGTGTTTCAACAGCGCGCAAACCTGTTACAACCACTGCGGCTCTCTGCACAAGCAATTTACTATCCAACCAGGTGAAGAAGTTCGTTTTGCTTACATTCTCGGTATCGGTAAAGGCAACGGTGAGCGTCTGCGCGCTAAATACCAAGACCTGGCTGAAGTCGACAACGCTTTCGCGGGTATCAAAGCACACTGGGATGAGCGTTGTGGCAAGTTCCAAGTGAAATCACCAAATGAAGGGCTGGACACCATGATCAATGCTTGGACGCTATACCAAGCAGAAACGTGTGTGGTGTGGTCTCGCTTTGCTTCATTCATCGAGGTAGGTGGTCGTACCGGTCTTGGTTACCGCGATACAGCGCAAGATGCGATCTCAGTTCCTCATGCTAACCCAGCAATGACACGTAAGCGTATCGTTGACCTACTACGCGGCCAAGTGAAAGCGGGCTACGGCTTACACCTATTCGATCCTGATTGGTTCGATCCAGAAAAAGCGGACGTGAAACCATCGAAATCACCAACGGTTGTTCCTACTCCATCTGATGAAGACAAGATCCACGGCATCGAAGACACCTGCTCTGATGACCACTTGTGGCTGGTTCCAACCATCTGTAAGTACGTAATGGAAACCGGTGAACATAGCTTCTTCAACGAGGTCATTCCTTACGCAGACGGTGGCGATGCAAGCGTTTATGACCACATGAAAGCTGCGCTAGACTTCTCGGCTGAATACGTAGGTCAAACCGGTATCTGTAAAGGTCTACGCGCCGACTGGAACGACTGTCTCAACCTAGGCGGTGGTGAATCTTCTATGGTGTCGTTCCTACACTTCTGGGCACTGCAAGAGTTCATCGACCTCGCCAAGTTCCTAGGCAAAGACGAAGATGTAGCGAAATACACTGAAATGGCTGCTAACGTGCGCGAAGCGTGTGAAACCCACCTTTGGGATGAGGAAGGCGGTTGGTACATCCGTGGCCTAACTAAAAATGGCGATAAGATTGGTACCGCTCAACAAGCAGAAGGCCGAGTCCACCTTGAGTCAAACACACTCGCAGTACTGTCTGGCGCGGTATCGCAAGAGCGCGGTGAAAAAGCGATGGACGCAGTAGACGAGAATCTATTCTCTGAGTACGGTCTGCATCTAAACTCGCCATCATTCGCAACACCAAACGATGATATTGGCTTCGTGACTCGCGTCTACCAAGGCGTAAAAGAGAATGGTGCTATCTTCTCTCATCCCAACCCATGGGCTTGGGTAGCGGAAGCTAAGCTTGGTCGTGGTGATCGTGCAATGAAGTTCTACGACGCACTCAACCCTTACAACCAAAATGACATCATCGAAAAACGTATTGCAGAACCTTACTCGTACGTGCAGTTCATCATGGGTCGCGATCACCAAGATCATGGTCGTGCTAACCACCCGTGGTTAACTGGCACCTCAGGTTGGGCTTACTTCGCAGTGACCAACTTTATCCTAGGTGTGCGCACGGGTTTCGATGGTTTGACGATCGACCCATGTATCCCAACAAGCTGGCCAGGTTTTGAAGTCACTCGCCAGTGGCTGGGGGCAACGTACAACATCAAAGTTGAGAACCCTAACTCAGTGAGCAAAGGCATCAAATCAATCACAGTCAATGGTGAAGCGGTCCAAGGCACTGCGGTTCCGGTTCAAGCTGAAGGCACTGTCAACGACGTTGTGGTTGTGCTTGGTTAA
- a CDS encoding phosphoglucomutase/phosphomannomutase family protein, with product MIKFGTGGWRAFIGEEFTKDNVCLVAQSVANIINHEHVAERGFVVGYDRRFLSDKAGRWFAEVLAANGIKVSFIDKFVPTPIVMFKAKEMGCAYSACITASHNPADYNGIKVFIEGGRDADEIITQKIESQIANLTLEQVKSVEFEQAIEDKLIEVINPMNEFVDSIINFIDIEAIKKANLRVLIDPMFGVAKNALQTVLINGRCDVDVINDGKNPDFGGLMPSPSAATLYRLKHLVAAEGYDIGIGTDGDADRLGIIDEKGNFIHPNEVLILLYYYLLEYKGWSGSVVRNIATTHLLDKIAADHGEKCFEVPVGFKHISSQMEADDSLIGGESSGGLTIRGHIKGKDGVFASSLLVEMISVTGKKLSELLDEIYAKYGYAYTAEGDCTFKPAQKQALYNKIYVEKQLPEFEFEIDTVSYEDGAKVYFKNGGWVIARFSGTEPLLRIFAEMADKETAECVLQQMKEFLQL from the coding sequence ATGATCAAGTTTGGTACTGGTGGTTGGCGTGCATTTATCGGTGAAGAGTTCACCAAAGACAATGTGTGCTTAGTTGCGCAATCCGTCGCCAATATTATTAATCATGAACACGTTGCCGAACGCGGTTTTGTGGTCGGCTACGATCGTCGCTTCCTCTCGGATAAGGCAGGACGTTGGTTTGCCGAGGTACTGGCGGCCAATGGCATCAAGGTCAGCTTTATCGACAAGTTTGTTCCTACGCCGATTGTGATGTTTAAGGCCAAAGAAATGGGCTGCGCCTACTCAGCCTGTATTACCGCCTCACATAACCCTGCCGACTACAACGGCATCAAGGTGTTCATTGAAGGCGGACGTGATGCTGACGAGATCATTACCCAAAAGATCGAGTCACAAATTGCCAACCTCACTCTAGAGCAGGTTAAAAGCGTTGAGTTTGAGCAGGCGATTGAAGATAAGTTGATCGAAGTGATCAATCCGATGAACGAGTTTGTCGATTCGATCATCAATTTCATCGACATCGAAGCGATCAAGAAGGCCAATTTGCGTGTGTTGATTGATCCTATGTTTGGCGTGGCAAAAAACGCCCTTCAGACAGTGTTGATCAACGGCCGCTGTGATGTTGACGTGATTAATGATGGTAAAAACCCAGACTTTGGTGGTTTGATGCCATCACCTAGTGCGGCGACACTTTACCGCCTCAAGCATCTTGTCGCAGCAGAAGGCTATGACATCGGTATTGGTACGGACGGCGACGCTGATCGCCTAGGTATCATTGATGAAAAAGGCAATTTTATTCATCCCAATGAGGTTTTGATCTTACTTTATTACTACCTACTCGAGTACAAAGGTTGGTCAGGTTCCGTGGTACGCAATATCGCAACGACGCACCTACTCGACAAAATCGCCGCCGATCATGGTGAGAAATGCTTTGAAGTCCCAGTTGGCTTTAAACATATCAGCTCACAAATGGAAGCGGATGATTCTCTTATCGGTGGCGAAAGTTCGGGTGGCTTAACCATTCGTGGTCATATCAAAGGCAAAGATGGGGTATTTGCGTCGAGCCTGCTGGTTGAGATGATCTCGGTGACCGGTAAAAAGTTGTCCGAATTGCTGGATGAAATCTACGCAAAATACGGCTACGCCTACACAGCAGAAGGCGACTGCACCTTTAAACCCGCGCAAAAACAGGCGTTGTACAACAAGATTTATGTTGAAAAACAGCTGCCAGAATTTGAATTTGAAATCGACACGGTCAGCTATGAAGATGGTGCTAAAGTCTATTTCAAAAACGGTGGCTGGGTGATAGCGCGTTTCTCTGGTACTGAACCACTACTGCGCATCTTCGCAGAGATGGCGGACAAAGAGACAGCGGAATGTGTTCTTCAGCAAATGAAGGAGTTTTTGCAGCTTTAA
- a CDS encoding ABC transporter ATP-binding protein, with the protein MSCALSIKNLTCKYDQQTTVLESLSLEVEQGEIVCLLGASGCGKTTLLKAIAGLLPLSSGEMSLNCMLIDDGDNWLPPEQRNIGMIFQDYALFPHLTVAENVAFGLRDLNGKQQQQKVTEMLELVHLSGFEQRYPHQLSGGQQQRVAIARSLAYKPDLLLLDEPFSNIDTQVRHELIGEIRKIFKKQGVTAIFVTHSREEAFAFADKMAVMNHGVIEQYGTAGELYYQPSSKFVADFLGGGSYLHATRSSEAEFVTELGTIEAKAQVPIQIGAQCELLLRPQHVQISATDESSVTVLEQQFMGDHCRYVIDAGGQRLLASSAEALTIGQQVAVKVETQGILAF; encoded by the coding sequence ATGAGTTGTGCATTATCAATTAAGAATCTGACCTGCAAATATGACCAACAGACGACAGTGCTAGAATCCTTGTCGTTGGAAGTCGAACAGGGTGAGATAGTGTGTCTGCTCGGTGCCAGCGGTTGCGGTAAAACCACCTTGCTTAAAGCGATTGCCGGCTTATTGCCACTCAGTTCTGGTGAAATGAGCCTTAACTGTATGCTGATTGATGATGGTGACAATTGGTTGCCACCTGAGCAGCGAAATATCGGGATGATTTTCCAAGACTACGCGCTGTTCCCCCACCTGACGGTGGCTGAGAACGTCGCCTTTGGTCTGCGCGATTTGAACGGCAAACAGCAGCAACAGAAAGTCACAGAAATGTTGGAATTGGTTCATCTCTCGGGTTTTGAGCAGCGCTATCCTCACCAACTTTCTGGTGGTCAGCAGCAACGTGTTGCCATTGCGCGTTCGCTTGCTTACAAGCCGGATCTGCTACTGCTGGATGAGCCGTTTTCCAATATTGACACCCAAGTGCGTCACGAGCTGATTGGAGAGATCCGAAAGATCTTTAAGAAGCAGGGGGTGACGGCGATTTTTGTTACCCATAGTCGCGAAGAGGCGTTTGCCTTTGCCGATAAAATGGCGGTGATGAATCACGGGGTTATTGAGCAATACGGTACCGCAGGCGAGCTCTACTATCAGCCTTCCAGTAAGTTTGTGGCTGACTTTCTCGGTGGAGGGAGTTATCTACACGCGACGCGTAGCTCGGAGGCTGAGTTTGTTACTGAACTGGGTACGATTGAGGCCAAGGCACAAGTGCCGATTCAAATCGGGGCTCAATGCGAATTGCTACTTCGTCCCCAGCATGTGCAGATTTCAGCCACCGACGAGAGCAGTGTGACGGTGCTGGAGCAACAGTTTATGGGCGATCACTGCCGCTACGTGATTGATGCGGGTGGACAACGACTGTTGGCAAGCTCGGCAGAAGCGCTGACGATTGGCCAGCAAGTCGCGGTAAAAGTCGAAACCCAAGGCATCTTAGCCTTTTGA